A window from Podospora bellae-mahoneyi strain CBS 112042 chromosome 1 map unlocalized CBS112042p_1, whole genome shotgun sequence encodes these proteins:
- a CDS encoding uncharacterized protein (EggNog:ENOG503P21E; COG:S), with amino-acid sequence MSMMSDKPKPAELLSAAAVESQTIKPTEAGNEPPAYTDNPYLTNGSTTTQAPAGEIDFPVLDPGTARLRIENQNLYAMDLEHQNLHALLDRFVVDPGFSPDAPLPAYTPLDSAFIPSLLTHLPSLSTLLSLPLTTYPSSPPYPHYSSRDRRTIHPSRTSSPLAALEDEDLRRRYHALQQQIISTFFHAVAHGKNTELVTQFVKSGFVSPDCPDALGATPLMAAVEAGNGQMVCHLISLGAQVDGYGKLPSGSLRRQRGKHADLPLERTPLMVAAKNGNLALVKLLVEDFGADDGMIAPDGQLALRLAAEGGHREVVEYLPTRRGGAWRRWKTHHGVAVERVRRAGRKIVRFVWFFVWDLPRFLAWSVPKHTIIRPAVKTVKYCWENKGRFGGWAKRQVKEFPGRVKRAGQGVWEGVKKLPRGVWEVMKEIPGVMKSLGKFIWKIFKKIPEVMKNLRIWIWTTMKRMGVAVGNVFLRVVSVLHTAVAAVLGYFRSISLKDVWNGIKAVFRAVFVGLPEAICKAVVGLGKCVGISIVALFGLTGQVLVFLFEALCWVAAYIPKQLGKIVSAIWASISKGYYEIMVWINPKH; translated from the coding sequence ATGTCCATGATGAGCGACAAACCCAAGCCAGCCGAGCTGCTGAGTGCGGCAGCAGTTGAATCGCAAACAATCAAACCAACAGAAGCAGGAAACGAACCACCAGCCTACACTGACAATCCCTACCTCACCAATGGAAGTACTACCACTCAAGCTCCCGCAGGGGAGATCGACTTCCCCGTTCTAGATCCCGGGACTGCCCGTCTCAGAATCGAAAACCAGAACCTCTACGCCATGGATCTTGAGCACCAAAACCTCCACGCCCTTCTCGACCGCTTCGTCGTAGACCCAGGCTTCTCCCCCGACGCCCCCCTCCCGGCTTACACCCCGCTCGACTCTGCCTTCATCCCCTCCTTGCttacccacctcccctccctctccaccctcctctccctccccctgacaacctacccctcctcccccccctaCCCCCACTACTCCTCCCGCGACCGGCGcaccatccacccctcccgcaccagctcccccttggccgccttggaagacgaggacCTCAGGCGCCGATACCACGCCCTCCAACAGCAAATCatctccaccttcttccacGCCGTCGCCCACGGCAAAAACACCGAGCTCGTCACCCAGTTTGTCAAGTCCGGTTTCGTCTCCCCCGACTGCCCCGACGCACTGGGCGCAACCCCCCTCATGGCGGCCGTCGAGGCCGGAAACGGGCAGATGGTCTGTCACTTGATCTCCCTCGGTGCGCAGGTCGACGGGTACGGGAAACTACCCTCCGgcagcctccgccgccaGAGGGGAAAGCATGCGGACTTGCCGCTCGAGCGGACACCGCTCATGGTTGCCGCGAAGAATGGGAACCTGGCGTTGGTGaagctgttggtggaggattttGGGGCGGACGACGGGATGATTGCTCCGGACGGGCAGCTAGCCCTGCggctggcggcggaggggggcCATAGGGAGGTGGTCGAGTACCTGCCGACGAGAAGGGGGGGcgcgtggaggaggtggaagacgCATCACGGTGTTGCTGTGGAGAGAGTCAGAAGAGCAGGGAGGAAGATCGTGAGGTTTGTGTGGTTTTTTGTGTGGGATCTGCCGAGGTTTCTGGCTTGGAGTGTGCCGAAGCATACGATCATCAGACCGGCGGTGAAGACGGTGAAGTATTGCTGGGAGAATAAGGGGCGGTTCGGGGGGTGGGCGAAGAGGCAGGTGAAGGAGTTTCCCGGGAGAGTGAAGAGGGCGGGccagggggtttgggagggggtgaagaagttgccgaggggggtttgggaggtgatgaaggaaaTTCCGGGAGTGATGAAGAGTTTGGGGAAGTTTATCTGGAAGATTTTCAAAAAGATTCCGGAGGTGATGAAGAATCTGCGTATCTGGATatggacgacgatgaagaggatgggggtggcggtggggaatGTGTTTTTGAGGGTGGTGTCGGTTCTTCATACGGCTGTGGCAGCTGTGCTGGGTTATTTCAGGAGTATTTCTTTGAAGGATGTATGGAATGGGATCAAGGCTGTCTTTCGGGCTGTTTTTGTCGGATTGCCAGAGGCAATTTGTAAGGCAGTCGTTGGCTTGGGCAAGTGTGTGGGCATAAGTATTGTCGCCTTGTTTGGGCTCACAGGGCAGGTGCTGGTTTTCCTGTTTGAAGCCCTCTGTTGGGTGGCCGCATACATCCCGAAGCAGCTTGGAAAGATCGTCAGCGCGATATGGGCGTCGATCTCTAAGGGATATTATGAGATCATGGTGTGGATCAACCCGAAGCATTGA